Proteins from one Triticum aestivum cultivar Chinese Spring chromosome 7A, IWGSC CS RefSeq v2.1, whole genome shotgun sequence genomic window:
- the LOC123147719 gene encoding oryzain alpha chain has product MRSSTALIAAASLVLLLVSLAAADIQIPYRERSEEETRRIFVEWKAKYGRSYDSIREEERRYAIFKDNLLRNIDQQSAAGIQRQLNNFSDHTHGEEFRAFRPCYIPLDGYGDWTKTKGAWIAYMLFVSTFIVVLAFCKLHA; this is encoded by the coding sequence ATGAGGAGCTCCACGGCTCTCATCGCCGCGGCATCGCTCGTACTGCTGCTGGTGTCGCTGGCGGCGGCGGACATCCAGATACCCTAcagggagaggagcgaggaggagacGCGGCGGATCTTCGTGGAGTGGAAGGCCAAGTACGGGAGGAGCTACGACTCCATCCGCGAGGAGGAGCGCCGGTATGCGATCTTCAAGGACAACCTGCTGCGGAACATCGATCAGCAGAGCGCCGCCGGGATCCAGCGGCAGCTCAACAATTTCTCCGACCACACCCATGGTGAGGAGTTCAGAGCCTTTCGCCCATGTTACATTCCACTAGATGGCTACGGCGACTGGACGAAGACCAAGGGAGCGTGGATTGCATACATGCTGTTTGTTTCTACTTTCATTGTTGTTCTTGCATTTTGTAAATTGCATGCATAG
- the LOC123149689 gene encoding alpha carbonic anhydrase 5, producing MRSARDLRLAVSALLLLLLLSAGVLAARAQHEIDDESEFSYIRGSENGPENWGKIKEEWATCGTGRMQSPIDLSDRHAAQAPNLRYLNHSYLPVDASIINRGHDIMVKFNGDAGSLWINGTAYHLKQVHWHSPSEHRVNGRRYSLELHMVHLSADNKTAVIGILYKIGRRDHFLHELEPYLKRIADTKEKEEMVGMVDPWEARGDGEAYYRYMGSLTTPACDEGVIWTVIKRVATVSTHQLKLLTDAVHDGFEMNARPLQKVNGRDINFFCPDDHHERYYAAADQ from the exons ATGCGTTCAGCTCGCGACCTCCGCCTCGCGGtctcggccctcctcctcctccttctgcttTCAGCCGGCGTCCTGGCGGCAAGAGCCCAGCATGAAATCG ACGATGAGTCAGAGTTCAGCTACATCCGCGGGTCGGAGAACGGGCCGGAGAACTGGGGCAAGATCAAGGAGGAGTGGGCGACGTGTGGCACCGGGCGGATGCAGTCGCCCATCGACCTCTCCGACCGCCATGCCGCACAGGCACCCAACCTCAGGTACCTCAATCACTCCTACCTGCCTGTAGATGCCTCCATCATCAACCGCGGCCACGACATCATGGTCAAGTTCAACGGTGACGCCGGGAGCCTGTGGATCAACGGCACCGCGTACCACCTCAAGCAAGTCCATTGGCACTCCCCTAGCGAGCACCGCGTAAACGGCCGCCGGTACAGCCTCGAGCTTCACATGGTTCACCTCAGTGCCGACAACAAGACTGCTGTGATCGGCATCCTCTACAAGATCGGCAGGCGCGATCATTTCCTTCACGAG CTGGAGCCTTACCTGAAGAGGATAGCAGAtaccaaggagaaggaggagatggTAGGCATGGTGGATCCCTGGGAGGCGAGGGGAGATGGCGAAGCGTACTACCGGTACATGGGCTCCCTCACCACGCCGGCGTGCGATGAGGGGGTCATCTGGACCGTCATCAAGAGG GTTGCCACCGTGTCGACTCACCAACTGAAGCTTCTCACCGACGCTGTCCATGAT GGCTTTGAGATGAACGCGAGACCCCTTCAGAAGGTGAACGGAAGAGATATCAACTTTTTCTGCCCTGATGATCACCATGAGCGCTATTACGCTGCCGCTGATCAGTAA